Proteins encoded in a region of the Oscillospiraceae bacterium MB24-C1 genome:
- the trmFO gene encoding methylenetetrahydrofolate--tRNA-(uracil(54)-C(5))-methyltransferase (FADH(2)-oxidizing) TrmFO: protein MSVAVIGAGLAGCEAAWALAQRGIAVTLYEMKPQKFSPAHHNSGFAELVCSNSLKAARLESAAGLLKAEMRKMGSLILACADQCAVPAGGALAVDRDIFSALVTEKIRAHPLITVIEGEVTSLPGTGAVIVATGPLTSDALSDAIAQKTGAERLSFYDAAAPIVEFSSIDMTKAFFAARYGRGEDDYINCPMNKVQYETFLEALTKAERAELHSFEKLAVYEGCMPVEVLASRGKDAIRYGPMKPVGLTDPATGHRPWAVVQLRAENREGTLYNLVGFQTNLKFGEQKRVFSLIPGLENAVFARYGVMHRNTFIDSPRLLDIQLRLLAEPRLRFAGQITGVEGYIESAASGIWAGISLAREINGQTLFTLPRVSMLGALLCYITDSTVKHFQPMGSNMGILPPLEEKIRDKQARYLALAERSMQALETTTF from the coding sequence ATGAGTGTTGCGGTAATTGGCGCTGGGCTGGCGGGCTGCGAGGCAGCTTGGGCGTTGGCACAGCGCGGCATCGCAGTGACGCTATATGAAATGAAGCCGCAGAAATTTTCTCCGGCGCATCATAACAGCGGCTTTGCCGAGCTGGTTTGCTCAAACTCGCTTAAAGCCGCGCGGCTGGAATCGGCCGCTGGGCTGCTCAAAGCTGAGATGCGTAAAATGGGCTCGCTCATTCTCGCGTGTGCCGACCAATGTGCGGTCCCTGCGGGCGGCGCGCTGGCGGTGGACCGTGACATTTTCTCCGCGCTTGTCACCGAAAAAATTCGCGCACATCCACTGATTACGGTGATAGAAGGCGAAGTGACAAGCCTGCCGGGAACGGGCGCCGTCATCGTGGCGACGGGGCCGCTGACCTCCGACGCGCTCAGCGATGCCATCGCCCAAAAAACAGGTGCCGAGCGTCTGAGCTTTTATGACGCAGCCGCACCCATCGTTGAGTTTTCTTCAATAGATATGACCAAGGCGTTTTTTGCCGCGCGTTACGGTCGTGGCGAGGACGACTATATCAACTGCCCGATGAATAAAGTGCAGTATGAGACCTTTTTAGAAGCGCTGACAAAGGCTGAGCGCGCCGAACTGCACAGCTTTGAAAAGCTGGCGGTCTACGAAGGCTGTATGCCGGTCGAGGTGCTGGCCTCACGCGGTAAAGACGCCATCCGCTATGGCCCGATGAAGCCGGTGGGGCTCACCGACCCCGCAACCGGCCACCGCCCATGGGCGGTGGTGCAGCTTCGGGCAGAAAACCGCGAAGGCACGCTCTATAACCTCGTCGGCTTTCAGACTAACTTAAAATTTGGTGAACAAAAGCGGGTTTTCTCGCTGATTCCGGGTTTGGAGAACGCAGTTTTTGCACGCTACGGCGTCATGCATCGCAATACCTTTATCGACTCCCCCCGTCTGCTGGATATACAGCTTCGGTTGCTTGCCGAGCCGCGCCTGCGCTTCGCCGGGCAGATCACCGGCGTGGAGGGCTATATCGAATCGGCAGCCAGCGGCATCTGGGCGGGTATTTCGCTGGCAAGAGAGATTAATGGGCAGACGTTGTTTACGTTGCCCCGCGTCTCAATGCTGGGCGCGCTGCTTTGTTACATCACCGACAGCACCGTCAAGCACTTCCAGCCGATGGGCAGCAATATGGGGATTTTGCCACCGTTGGAGGAAAAAATCAGAGACAAGCAGGCGCGTTATCTCGCTTTGGCAGAGCGCTCGATGCAAGCGCTTGAAACCACGACATTTTAA
- the rnc gene encoding ribonuclease III encodes MEQLQKVIGYHFKELNFLKIALTHSSYANESRHASANNERQEFLGDAVLSLIVADYIFRHRKVPEGELTKIRASLVCEAALAGFAQQIELGKYLLLGRGEEHNGGRTRPSILADAFEALIAAIYLDGGMNAARDFVLPFISDAVEHAAGTDLHDYKTQLQEIIQKNPEERVAYILVDERGPDHDKWFSVQVHLNSNVIGSGEGKSKKIAEQQAAKEALLLMGIKL; translated from the coding sequence ATGGAGCAGCTCCAAAAGGTTATTGGCTATCATTTTAAAGAACTGAATTTTCTGAAAATAGCGCTCACCCATTCTTCCTACGCCAACGAGAGCCGCCATGCTTCGGCAAACAACGAGCGGCAGGAGTTTTTGGGCGATGCGGTGTTGTCGCTGATTGTCGCAGACTATATCTTCCGCCACCGCAAGGTGCCGGAGGGTGAGTTGACTAAAATCCGTGCGTCGCTGGTGTGTGAGGCAGCGCTGGCCGGTTTTGCCCAGCAGATTGAGTTGGGCAAATACCTGTTGCTGGGGCGTGGCGAAGAGCACAACGGTGGGCGCACACGTCCCTCTATTCTGGCGGACGCCTTCGAGGCGCTGATTGCCGCAATCTATCTCGACGGCGGTATGAATGCTGCGCGCGATTTTGTTTTGCCGTTTATTTCCGATGCGGTTGAGCACGCGGCGGGTACCGATCTGCACGATTACAAGACCCAGCTTCAGGAGATTATCCAAAAAAACCCTGAAGAGCGCGTGGCCTATATTTTGGTCGATGAGCGCGGACCCGATCACGACAAGTGGTTTTCGGTGCAGGTGCACTTAAACTCCAACGTCATCGGCTCGGGCGAGGGCAAAAGCAAAAAGATCGCCGAACAACAAGCGGCAAAAGAGGCGCTGTTGCTCATGGGCATCAAACTATGA
- the dprA gene encoding DNA-processing protein DprA gives MTYKHHAREWLWMQQTFGIGTTRAHEVLTRYGSVTELLALSKSRIVSDRFFTDTEKSALITPCFAEAERILSATEVFGAAVLTPDSPEYPEGFKHIHSMPLVLYALGDISLLRDHYLISMVGTRSPDEYGIAVAKKLSGEIASLGGVVVSGMAHGIDAVCHRSALEAGGKTIAFIAAGLDIDYPKRNRALRGLVERAQNGLVLTEYPLETPAFASHFPLRNRLISGASMATVVIQSKRRSGTMLTAGHALIQNRDLYAVPGSIFSPLSEGGNYLLSQGAEPALSGADILLRYVSIYGYVLTPPPARQTSLFSDNAPKLPKPPRPQRARCGEKKDEVKLPDYLTTQQIAVINCLENGPAAIEMLCEALALPAGTILTLITGLEIFGLVKMLPGRKVMSCIS, from the coding sequence ATGACCTATAAGCATCATGCGCGGGAATGGCTGTGGATGCAACAGACCTTCGGCATCGGGACAACCCGCGCGCACGAGGTACTGACGCGTTACGGCTCGGTGACCGAGCTGCTGGCGCTTTCAAAATCGCGCATCGTCTCAGACAGATTCTTTACCGATACCGAAAAATCCGCCCTGATAACACCTTGCTTTGCCGAGGCGGAACGGATTTTATCGGCCACCGAGGTATTCGGGGCAGCCGTGTTGACTCCCGACTCCCCCGAATACCCCGAGGGCTTTAAGCATATTCATTCGATGCCGCTGGTTTTATACGCGCTTGGCGATATTTCGTTGTTGCGCGACCATTATCTAATTTCAATGGTTGGAACGCGTTCGCCTGATGAATATGGTATTGCTGTGGCGAAAAAACTAAGCGGAGAAATTGCTTCTCTCGGCGGTGTTGTTGTCAGCGGCATGGCGCACGGCATCGATGCTGTCTGCCACCGTTCTGCGCTGGAAGCAGGCGGCAAGACCATCGCGTTTATCGCGGCAGGGCTGGATATTGACTACCCCAAGCGCAATCGCGCGCTGCGTGGTTTGGTCGAGCGTGCGCAAAACGGACTGGTGCTCACCGAATACCCGTTGGAGACGCCGGCCTTTGCCTCACATTTTCCGCTGCGCAACCGGCTGATTTCGGGCGCGTCGATGGCGACGGTTGTTATACAGAGCAAGCGAAGAAGCGGCACTATGCTCACGGCTGGGCATGCGCTCATACAAAACCGCGACCTTTATGCGGTGCCGGGCAGCATTTTTTCGCCTCTTTCCGAAGGGGGCAACTACCTGCTGTCGCAGGGGGCGGAACCGGCACTTTCGGGTGCTGACATCCTGCTGCGGTATGTTTCAATTTATGGCTATGTGCTGACGCCGCCGCCGGCACGGCAGACCTCGTTGTTTTCGGACAATGCACCAAAGTTGCCAAAGCCCCCGCGGCCGCAAAGGGCGAGATGCGGCGAAAAAAAGGACGAGGTCAAGCTGCCGGATTATCTAACCACGCAGCAGATTGCGGTGATAAACTGCCTTGAAAACGGCCCCGCGGCAATAGAAATGCTTTGCGAGGCACTCGCCCTGCCGGCGGGGACGATATTGACGCTCATTACCGGCCTCGAGATTTTTGGTTTAGTCAAAATGCTACCGGGACGAAAGGTAATGAGTTGCATATCATAA
- the topA gene encoding type I DNA topoisomerase has translation MSNLVIVESPAKAKTIQKYLGKDYSVIASMGHVRDLPKSKLGVDVENGFEPQYQEIKGKESLVSELKAAAKKADAVYLATDPDREGEAISWHLAQMLGLPLSEKNRVTFNEITKTGIKGGMDTPREINQSLVDAQQARRILDRIVGYKLSPFLWKKVRRGLSAGRVQSVAVRLIVDREEQIRAFVAEEYWTVDAKLSAHSAKKGFDVRLALKDGGKIELHDEAAANAVLEDIKSATWQVTKVKKSVRRRLPAPPFITSTLQQEASRKLGFQARRTMKVAQELYEGIELEGHGAVGLITYMRTDSLRISEEAQQAAEDYIKSHYSKEYLPTTRRVYKTKNNAQDAHEAIRPSMPEITPEEAKKSLTAEQYKLYKLIWERFIASQMANAMLDTMSVDISAADYTFKASGYAIKFDGFTALYEESRDEENEKSTALPPLAEGDVLAMQKVDANQHFTQPPARFSEASLIKALEENGIGRPSTYAPTISTVIDRGYVERNAKTLIPTPLGETVTGLLREQFKHIVDVKFTAGMEGNLDRVESGEDDWVKTLDVFYNDFDTTLKTAEKQMEGIRVKVPDEETEEVCELCGRKMVIKSGRFGKFLACPGYPECKNTKKIVQKTGGFCPKCGGEMLTKKSKKGRSFFGCANFPNCDFMTWDKPLPDKCPSCGASLFKKAGRNGGIVCHKEGCDYERAADKTEKAE, from the coding sequence ATGTCTAATCTGGTTATCGTAGAGTCGCCTGCCAAGGCTAAAACGATTCAAAAATATCTGGGCAAGGACTATTCGGTCATTGCCTCAATGGGGCATGTCCGTGATTTGCCCAAGTCGAAGCTTGGCGTGGATGTTGAAAATGGCTTTGAGCCGCAGTATCAGGAGATCAAGGGTAAGGAATCGCTGGTGTCAGAATTAAAAGCGGCGGCAAAAAAAGCCGACGCTGTTTATCTCGCAACTGACCCTGACCGCGAGGGCGAGGCGATTTCGTGGCACCTTGCGCAGATGCTCGGGTTACCTCTGAGCGAGAAAAACCGCGTTACCTTTAATGAAATTACCAAGACCGGCATCAAAGGCGGTATGGATACCCCGCGCGAAATCAATCAGAGCCTTGTTGACGCGCAGCAGGCGCGCCGCATCTTAGACCGAATCGTCGGTTACAAGCTTTCGCCGTTTTTGTGGAAGAAAGTGCGCCGCGGGCTTTCCGCGGGGCGTGTGCAGTCGGTGGCGGTTCGGCTGATTGTCGACCGCGAAGAGCAGATTCGCGCCTTTGTTGCCGAGGAATATTGGACGGTGGATGCCAAGCTCTCTGCCCATTCCGCTAAAAAGGGCTTTGATGTTCGGCTGGCGCTTAAAGATGGCGGAAAAATTGAACTGCACGACGAAGCCGCTGCGAATGCGGTTTTGGAGGATATCAAAAGCGCCACATGGCAAGTAACAAAGGTTAAAAAGAGCGTCCGGCGCCGTCTGCCTGCGCCGCCGTTCATTACGTCGACTCTGCAACAGGAGGCTTCGCGCAAGCTGGGCTTTCAGGCGCGCCGCACCATGAAAGTGGCCCAGGAGCTGTACGAGGGTATTGAGCTCGAGGGTCACGGCGCGGTCGGTCTGATCACCTACATGAGAACCGACTCGCTGCGCATCTCAGAAGAAGCGCAGCAGGCTGCTGAGGACTACATTAAGTCCCATTATTCCAAAGAATATCTGCCCACCACCCGCCGGGTGTATAAGACTAAGAACAACGCACAGGACGCGCACGAGGCCATTCGTCCTTCGATGCCTGAAATTACGCCCGAGGAGGCCAAAAAGAGTCTGACCGCCGAGCAGTATAAGCTTTATAAGCTCATCTGGGAGCGCTTTATCGCCAGCCAGATGGCCAACGCCATGTTGGACACCATGTCAGTGGATATTTCAGCTGCGGACTACACCTTTAAGGCGTCGGGCTATGCGATTAAATTTGACGGCTTCACCGCGCTGTATGAAGAAAGCCGTGACGAAGAAAACGAAAAATCCACTGCACTGCCGCCTCTTGCCGAAGGCGATGTGCTCGCCATGCAAAAGGTGGACGCCAACCAGCATTTCACCCAGCCGCCTGCACGCTTTTCTGAGGCGTCGCTGATTAAGGCGCTTGAAGAAAACGGCATCGGTCGTCCGTCGACCTATGCGCCGACCATTTCCACCGTCATCGACCGTGGCTATGTCGAGCGCAATGCCAAAACGTTGATTCCCACCCCGCTGGGCGAGACGGTCACGGGGCTTTTGCGCGAACAGTTTAAGCACATCGTCGACGTCAAATTTACTGCGGGGATGGAAGGTAACCTTGACCGTGTGGAAAGTGGCGAGGACGACTGGGTCAAAACCCTAGACGTGTTTTATAACGATTTTGACACCACACTGAAAACTGCCGAAAAACAGATGGAGGGCATCCGCGTCAAGGTTCCGGACGAAGAAACCGAAGAGGTTTGTGAGCTTTGCGGACGCAAGATGGTAATTAAATCCGGGCGTTTCGGCAAGTTTTTGGCTTGCCCGGGCTATCCGGAGTGCAAAAATACCAAGAAAATTGTTCAGAAGACCGGCGGCTTTTGCCCCAAGTGCGGTGGTGAGATGCTGACCAAAAAGTCCAAGAAGGGTCGCAGCTTCTTTGGGTGTGCAAACTTCCCGAACTGCGACTTTATGACCTGGGATAAGCCGCTGCCCGATAAATGCCCCAGTTGCGGCGCTTCGCTCTTTAAAAAAGCCGGCCGCAACGGCGGCATCGTCTGCCACAAGGAAGGCTGCGATTATGAGCGCGCTGCCGACAAGACGGAGAAGGCGGAATGA
- the glsA gene encoding glutaminase A has translation MIQQVLDEAVAYAARFTHLGKSAGYIPELAKTDPAQLGACIVTVDGTHYHAGDWNQPFTIQSISKTISLILALQTAGTDRVFSKVGAEPTGDAFNSISKLEAREGRPLNPMINAGAIAVMSCIAKEDCWPQLLALTRKLCRRDSIDIDQAVYRSESATGMRNRSLAYFMQSAHLIDGDVEAALDVYFKMCSLRVTTEDLANYGMILANGGIDPDTGECLVENDILRIVKTLMVTCGLYDGSGEFAVNVGLPSKSGVGGGIVSAAEGKMGIGVFGPGLDSKGNSIGGCRMLEYISKHLNLHYFADHPLQSATSNKR, from the coding sequence ATGATACAGCAGGTACTCGACGAGGCAGTGGCATACGCTGCTCGCTTTACACATTTGGGCAAATCGGCGGGTTACATCCCGGAGCTGGCAAAGACAGATCCGGCGCAGCTGGGTGCATGCATCGTCACTGTGGACGGCACGCACTATCATGCGGGGGACTGGAACCAGCCCTTCACCATCCAGAGCATCTCAAAGACCATCTCGCTGATTCTCGCGCTACAAACCGCAGGGACGGACCGCGTTTTTTCAAAGGTGGGCGCAGAACCCACCGGAGATGCTTTTAACTCGATCAGCAAACTGGAGGCAAGGGAAGGCCGACCGCTAAACCCGATGATAAATGCCGGTGCCATCGCGGTGATGAGTTGCATTGCAAAAGAGGACTGCTGGCCGCAGCTTTTAGCTCTGACGCGTAAACTTTGCAGGCGCGACAGCATTGATATTGATCAGGCGGTATATCGTTCAGAAAGCGCCACCGGTATGCGCAACCGGTCTCTGGCTTATTTTATGCAAAGTGCGCATTTGATTGATGGTGACGTTGAAGCAGCGCTTGATGTTTACTTTAAAATGTGTTCGCTGCGTGTGACAACCGAAGATCTAGCCAACTACGGCATGATTCTGGCAAACGGCGGCATCGACCCTGACACCGGCGAATGCCTTGTGGAAAACGACATTCTGCGTATTGTCAAAACACTGATGGTTACTTGTGGGCTTTACGACGGCTCGGGCGAGTTTGCTGTCAATGTTGGCCTCCCGTCAAAAAGTGGCGTGGGCGGCGGTATCGTTTCGGCGGCAGAGGGCAAAATGGGCATCGGTGTCTTTGGCCCCGGCCTCGATTCAAAGGGCAACAGCATCGGTGGGTGCCGGATGCTCGAGTACATTTCCAAGCATTTGAACCTGCACTATTTTGCGGACCACCCTTTGCAAAGCGCTACTTCCAATAAGCGGTGA
- the rpmI gene encoding 50S ribosomal protein L35: MPKIKTHSGAKKRFKLTKNGKVKRACANKRHILTKKPTKRTRRLRQGAMTDVTNVKAVKLLIPYM; the protein is encoded by the coding sequence ATGCCGAAGATCAAGACCCATTCGGGCGCAAAAAAGCGTTTTAAGCTTACCAAAAACGGAAAGGTCAAGCGTGCATGCGCCAACAAGCGCCACATTCTGACCAAAAAGCCCACCAAGCGCACCCGCAGACTGCGCCAGGGCGCTATGACTGATGTGACCAACGTCAAGGCTGTCAAGCTTCTGATTCCTTATATGTAA
- the rplT gene encoding 50S ribosomal protein L20 produces MARVKGATMTKKRRKKVLKLAKGYFGGKSRLFKTAKQAVMKSGRYAYIGRKQKKRNFRQLWITRISAACRMNDMNYSTFMNGLKKAGIELNRKMLSEIAIADPAAFTSLVEKAKAAR; encoded by the coding sequence ATGGCTCGTGTTAAGGGCGCTACGATGACAAAAAAGCGCAGAAAAAAGGTATTAAAGCTTGCTAAGGGCTATTTTGGTGGCAAGAGCAGACTGTTTAAAACCGCAAAACAGGCGGTTATGAAGTCCGGCAGATATGCATACATCGGCAGAAAGCAGAAGAAGAGAAACTTCCGCCAGCTGTGGATTACCCGTATCTCGGCTGCCTGCCGCATGAATGACATGAACTACTCCACCTTCATGAACGGACTGAAAAAGGCCGGCATTGAGCTCAACCGCAAGATGCTTTCTGAGATCGCTATTGCAGATCCGGCTGCGTTCACCTCCCTTGTCGAAAAGGCAAAGGCTGCCCGTTAA
- the infC gene encoding translation initiation factor IF-3 has translation MNISVKELLINEDIKDKEVRVIGVDGEQLGIMDTREAQRLSVEQNLDLVKIASQATPPVCRIMDYGKYRFEQAKREKEARKNQKIIETKEIRLSLNIDIGDFNTKVKQATKFLAEGNKLKVSIRFRGREMAHPEIGHEVMSRFAKAIVDCGNVERASKLEGRHMLMFVAPKQPAK, from the coding sequence TTGAACATTAGCGTTAAGGAACTACTCATAAATGAGGATATCAAGGATAAAGAAGTTAGAGTGATCGGCGTAGATGGGGAACAGCTGGGCATTATGGATACCCGTGAGGCACAGCGGCTTTCTGTTGAGCAAAATCTTGATCTGGTGAAGATTGCCTCACAGGCCACGCCGCCGGTTTGCCGCATTATGGACTACGGCAAATACCGTTTCGAGCAGGCCAAAAGAGAAAAGGAAGCCCGTAAAAACCAAAAGATCATTGAAACAAAAGAAATCCGCCTTTCGCTTAATATTGATATCGGGGATTTCAACACGAAGGTTAAACAGGCGACCAAGTTCCTTGCCGAGGGCAACAAGCTGAAGGTTTCCATTCGTTTTCGTGGACGCGAAATGGCGCATCCCGAAATTGGGCACGAAGTCATGTCGCGTTTTGCGAAGGCCATTGTCGATTGCGGCAATGTGGAAAGGGCCTCCAAGCTTGAGGGACGACACATGCTGATGTTTGTAGCCCCAAAACAACCTGCGAAGTAA
- the plsX gene encoding phosphate acyltransferase PlsX, translating to MNIVIDGFGGDHAPLEPLRGAAAAVAELGVSVTVTGDEAKLHECAKSNNISLNNITFVHAPTVIPVDEEPTKILKAYADCSLAVALGLVAQGKADAVVSAGSTGALLAGATFIVKRAKGVKRPAIGTLVPTAGGKFYLLVDAGANHDCRPEMLCQFAVMGTAYYEKIMGAASPRVGLINIGTEEHKGTELQQQTYAMLKTADALNFVGNVEARDLPNDGCEVAVCDGFTGNVILKLTEGFATFFGSVLKGIFMANVATKLGALLVSKQIRVFKRSMDYKEYGGAPILGTAKPVIKAHGSSDAKAFKNAIRQAKFCVERDVCQSIEQGVARLKGEGKE from the coding sequence ATGAACATTGTTATCGACGGCTTTGGCGGAGATCACGCGCCGCTCGAGCCACTGCGCGGTGCGGCCGCCGCGGTTGCCGAACTGGGCGTATCGGTCACGGTGACCGGCGATGAAGCCAAACTGCACGAATGTGCCAAATCGAACAATATTTCTTTAAATAATATCACCTTTGTCCATGCGCCCACCGTCATCCCGGTGGACGAGGAGCCGACAAAGATTTTAAAAGCTTATGCCGACTGCTCGTTGGCTGTCGCGCTGGGGCTTGTCGCCCAGGGCAAGGCTGATGCGGTTGTTTCGGCGGGGTCGACCGGTGCGCTGCTAGCGGGGGCCACCTTCATCGTCAAGCGTGCCAAGGGCGTCAAGCGCCCCGCTATCGGCACGCTTGTTCCAACGGCTGGCGGCAAGTTCTATTTGCTGGTGGATGCAGGCGCTAACCACGACTGCCGCCCCGAGATGCTTTGCCAGTTTGCGGTGATGGGTACAGCCTATTACGAGAAGATCATGGGCGCTGCATCCCCTCGCGTGGGGCTCATCAATATCGGTACCGAAGAACACAAGGGCACCGAGCTGCAGCAGCAGACCTACGCGATGCTCAAAACAGCAGATGCGCTTAACTTTGTTGGCAATGTTGAGGCGCGCGATTTGCCCAATGACGGCTGCGAAGTTGCGGTGTGCGACGGTTTTACCGGCAATGTCATCTTAAAACTAACCGAGGGTTTTGCAACCTTTTTTGGCAGCGTGTTAAAAGGCATATTCATGGCGAACGTCGCCACCAAGCTCGGTGCGCTGCTTGTTTCCAAACAGATACGCGTATTCAAACGCTCGATGGATTATAAAGAATATGGCGGCGCGCCGATTCTGGGCACCGCCAAACCGGTGATCAAAGCGCATGGCAGCTCGGACGCCAAGGCATTTAAAAACGCCATACGTCAGGCGAAGTTCTGTGTCGAGCGCGACGTTTGCCAGAGCATTGAGCAGGGCGTTGCCCGTTTAAAAGGCGAGGGGAAGGAATAA
- a CDS encoding RNA methyltransferase, with the protein MLEITSKDNSRIKEFRKLCTSRKYRLQSQRFALEGVRLVRDSLQSGVELLTLMVTNVGMQRLGDDFDRLAIKARETLLISDPLAATLAETESPQGVFAICEGRLFLPGLPQAASNGALLLCSLQDPGNVGTILRSADAFGLSAVVMTADCPDPAAPKVLRASMGAALRVAIYCADSAEIAVDALRQSGIAVYAAALDSESVPVDAVSLENAAVAIGNEGAGLTPQVQAACTGRVILPISEQSESLNAAMAATVFAWELSRCARGAKGALI; encoded by the coding sequence ATGTTGGAAATCACCTCTAAAGATAATTCTAGAATCAAAGAATTCAGAAAGCTTTGCACCAGCCGGAAGTACCGTTTGCAATCGCAACGGTTCGCTCTGGAGGGCGTAAGGCTTGTACGTGATTCTCTGCAAAGCGGTGTCGAACTACTGACGCTGATGGTGACGAATGTCGGCATGCAGCGGCTGGGCGACGATTTTGACAGGCTGGCGATCAAGGCGCGCGAAACCTTGCTGATTTCCGACCCATTGGCGGCTACCCTTGCCGAAACCGAATCGCCGCAAGGGGTGTTTGCCATCTGCGAGGGTCGGCTGTTTTTGCCGGGGCTGCCGCAAGCCGCGTCAAATGGCGCGCTGCTACTTTGCTCGCTTCAGGACCCTGGCAACGTCGGGACGATTCTGCGTTCTGCCGATGCTTTTGGTCTCTCTGCCGTTGTGATGACCGCCGACTGCCCTGATCCCGCGGCACCTAAAGTTTTGCGTGCATCGATGGGCGCCGCGCTGCGCGTAGCCATTTACTGCGCGGACAGCGCCGAGATCGCCGTAGATGCCCTGCGCCAAAGCGGCATAGCGGTTTATGCCGCTGCATTGGATAGCGAAAGTGTCCCGGTGGACGCCGTATCGCTTGAGAATGCCGCTGTCGCCATCGGCAACGAGGGTGCAGGACTGACCCCGCAGGTGCAGGCCGCCTGTACGGGACGGGTGATCCTGCCTATTTCTGAACAGAGCGAATCGCTTAATGCCGCAATGGCGGCCACTGTTTTTGCGTGGGAGCTGTCGCGCTGCGCACGAGGTGCGAAAGGAGCGTTGATCTGA
- a CDS encoding LysR family transcriptional regulator: MNLKHLEYFVAVAKYGSINKAAQALYISQPHLSHIIKDIEDDVGFELFLRTKQGVVLTTSGARFLKHSNAIMQEMEGLKQIAKKPKRHADTISISMTKFSHTMESFIELCKNHESLESFSYKLNEGSTIDVIGDVESGAADVGVIHFASEQSEDLMKLFRKKELTFISLVNLCPHICVSGKHELIKRGEKVTLNALRNYGFVRYIDQYEDFIYHVATESLQFDLNSSPKIVYVAGRSALLHLISNSNFYTIGIQAFDAQSSKYNVVSVPVEGSCELLQFGVILPQHAEQTGTLGEFIKIVTRRFKCLTQK; the protein is encoded by the coding sequence ATGAATCTTAAACATTTAGAATATTTTGTGGCAGTCGCAAAATACGGCTCCATTAATAAAGCCGCTCAGGCCTTATACATATCGCAGCCCCATTTAAGCCATATCATCAAGGATATTGAGGATGATGTTGGATTTGAGCTGTTTTTACGCACCAAACAGGGTGTGGTTCTTACGACATCCGGCGCGCGTTTTTTGAAGCATTCCAACGCCATCATGCAAGAAATGGAAGGTTTAAAGCAGATTGCCAAAAAACCCAAACGTCACGCCGATACCATTAGTATATCTATGACCAAGTTTTCTCACACGATGGAAAGCTTTATTGAGCTATGCAAAAACCACGAAAGCCTTGAAAGCTTTTCGTACAAGCTAAATGAAGGAAGTACCATCGATGTCATCGGCGACGTTGAGTCGGGTGCAGCTGATGTCGGGGTGATCCACTTTGCCAGCGAACAAAGTGAAGATTTGATGAAGCTGTTCCGAAAAAAGGAGTTGACCTTTATTTCGCTGGTGAATCTCTGTCCGCACATCTGTGTTTCGGGCAAGCACGAACTGATCAAACGTGGCGAAAAAGTGACGCTCAACGCGCTGCGCAACTACGGCTTTGTTCGCTATATCGACCAGTATGAGGATTTTATCTACCACGTAGCAACCGAAAGTCTTCAGTTCGACCTCAACTCCTCACCTAAAATCGTTTATGTAGCCGGGCGTTCCGCACTGTTACACCTGATTTCTAACAGCAATTTTTATACCATCGGCATACAGGCCTTCGATGCACAAAGCTCAAAGTATAACGTTGTTTCGGTTCCGGTTGAAGGCAGCTGTGAGCTGTTGCAATTTGGCGTCATTCTGCCACAGCACGCCGAGCAGACCGGCACGCTGGGCGAATTTATTAAGATTGTCACCCGTCGCTTCAAATGCCTAACCCAGAAATAG